One region of Niallia sp. Man26 genomic DNA includes:
- a CDS encoding spore coat protein CotJB: MKQLPAEYYQLLEQLQAVDFVLVELTLYLDTHPNDQDAINQFNHYVKEREKFKQLYESRYGPLLQFGNSYSGSPWDWDTGPWPWQV; encoded by the coding sequence ATGAAACAGCTGCCTGCAGAATATTATCAGCTTCTTGAACAGCTGCAAGCTGTTGACTTCGTACTGGTCGAATTAACACTTTATCTTGATACACATCCGAATGATCAAGATGCAATCAATCAATTTAATCATTATGTTAAAGAAAGAGAAAAGTTTAAACAGCTATATGAAAGCAGGTATGGTCCACTTCTGCAATTCGGAAACAGCTATTCAGGCAGTCCATGGGATTGGGACACAGGGCCATGGCCTTGGCAAGTATAA
- a CDS encoding LysM peptidoglycan-binding domain-containing protein has protein sequence MTREDPYRVQAERQKKRLSRLEESEKPAQPIPSRVTEELPSRRAVHHKKKKKKKKNQKYTGMTILAISFIALPVLLLGIHEMINRYSVDTVLSVNSSSNQFEQIGVEQKGSSSATGNVTVEKEDSEAEEKPDETAKEQAASAEQEEKEVAKQKETAQQKEEAAKKQETEQQKEEATKKQKTAAEQEKTTADSQAEKAAASEVEKQEPVEKTETENAEAASQQSVIYHTVAANETLYRIAMKYYNSKTGIEIIKQANQLTSDNVLAGQVLKIPQ, from the coding sequence ATGACAAGAGAAGATCCTTACAGAGTTCAAGCAGAACGGCAGAAAAAACGGCTTTCTCGGTTGGAAGAAAGTGAAAAGCCAGCTCAACCGATTCCAAGCAGAGTAACAGAAGAACTGCCGTCGCGCAGAGCTGTTCATCATAAAAAGAAAAAAAAGAAAAAGAAAAACCAAAAGTATACAGGCATGACGATTCTTGCTATTTCTTTTATTGCCCTGCCTGTACTATTGCTCGGCATACATGAAATGATAAACCGCTATTCAGTTGACACAGTGCTTTCAGTGAACAGCTCTTCCAATCAATTCGAGCAGATAGGTGTTGAACAAAAGGGCAGTAGTTCTGCAACTGGTAATGTAACAGTAGAAAAAGAAGACAGTGAAGCAGAAGAAAAGCCTGATGAAACCGCAAAAGAACAAGCAGCCAGTGCTGAGCAGGAAGAAAAAGAAGTAGCCAAGCAGAAAGAAACAGCACAACAGAAAGAAGAGGCTGCAAAGAAACAAGAAACAGAACAACAGAAAGAAGAGGCTACAAAGAAACAAAAAACAGCAGCAGAACAGGAAAAAACCACAGCAGACAGCCAAGCGGAAAAGGCAGCTGCTTCTGAGGTGGAAAAGCAGGAACCGGTTGAAAAAACAGAAACAGAAAATGCAGAAGCAGCCTCCCAACAATCGGTTATCTATCATACTGTAGCAGCTAATGAAACACTATACAGAATAGCGATGAAATATTATAACTCTAAAACTGGAATAGAGATCATTAAGCAAGCAAACCAGCTTACAAGTGATAATGTACTGGCTGGGCAAGTATTAAAAATTCCACAATAA
- a CDS encoding YpbF family protein gives MESSILNLDSNTDETTKEMLQKLVDKKRKFDMIKTRHLFVMWLTIIFGFFYAYWLYKHIAVPFSHSFAIMFSIFIAKTFNLYALAMIVGSFGFMNVLKQKKDKAEKEYHELRCEIIDKAKDLWKKEEEWKGRHHVFYMMKQEYDINLFHETK, from the coding sequence ATGGAATCGTCGATATTAAATCTTGACAGCAATACAGATGAAACGACAAAGGAAATGCTGCAAAAGCTAGTGGATAAAAAACGTAAATTTGACATGATAAAAACAAGGCATTTATTTGTTATGTGGCTGACAATTATTTTTGGATTTTTTTACGCTTACTGGCTGTATAAACATATTGCCGTTCCGTTCTCCCATTCCTTTGCCATCATGTTTTCTATTTTTATCGCTAAAACATTTAATCTCTATGCACTGGCCATGATTGTTGGTTCCTTCGGATTTATGAATGTTCTTAAACAAAAAAAGGATAAAGCAGAGAAGGAATATCATGAGCTTCGTTGTGAGATTATCGATAAAGCTAAAGATCTTTGGAAGAAGGAAGAAGAGTGGAAGGGCCGTCACCATGTTTTTTATATGATGAAACAGGAGTATGACATTAATCTTTTCCATGAAACAAAGTAG
- a CDS encoding spore coat associated protein CotJA — protein sequence MSQFYKKYHPYISPNDPCPPLKTKVYSTPPNLYMGFQPPHLPQFSPMEALKAGTLWKAFYDPYYSPYEKREGDA from the coding sequence ATGAGTCAGTTTTATAAAAAATACCACCCTTATATAAGCCCTAATGATCCTTGCCCGCCATTGAAAACAAAAGTATATTCCACCCCGCCCAATTTATATATGGGCTTTCAGCCGCCCCATTTGCCGCAATTTTCACCAATGGAAGCACTCAAAGCAGGAACATTATGGAAAGCTTTTTATGACCCTTATTATAGTCCTTATGAAAAAAGAGAAGGTGATGCATGA
- a CDS encoding ankyrin repeat domain-containing protein — MDKKIVNKTIRNAIKIGDINEVKHLIDDNPESLHLMTPFGTWLHVAAKKGHFEIVEYLVQKGIDVNTKGGIFDASSLNLAAGAGHLKIVKYLIEHGAEIDVSLANRNPLFGAIYGGHKDVAEFLVEKGIDISIRYTGENIKNMDAYEYARQFGQTEIAKYLKQKIDEIE, encoded by the coding sequence ATGGATAAAAAAATTGTAAATAAAACGATAAGAAATGCTATAAAGATTGGTGATATTAATGAAGTAAAGCATTTAATAGATGATAATCCAGAATCTTTACACTTAATGACACCATTTGGTACCTGGTTACATGTTGCAGCAAAGAAAGGACATTTTGAAATAGTAGAGTATCTAGTTCAAAAAGGAATCGATGTTAATACAAAAGGTGGTATCTTTGATGCTTCTTCATTAAATTTGGCAGCAGGAGCTGGGCATTTGAAAATAGTGAAGTATTTAATAGAGCATGGTGCAGAAATAGATGTGAGCTTGGCAAACAGAAATCCGTTATTTGGAGCAATTTATGGCGGGCATAAAGATGTAGCTGAGTTTCTAGTTGAAAAGGGAATAGATATTTCAATTAGATATACAGGAGAGAATATTAAGAATATGGATGCATATGAATATGCTAGACAATTTGGGCAAACAGAAATCGCTAAATATTTAAAGCAGAAGATAGATGAAATAGAATAA
- a CDS encoding type II CAAX endopeptidase family protein, with protein sequence MNKQKYSQLLNTLSDKELIKHLYITQFILLIISAGLGIFVFQIEDLFTSLSLFNWNHILIGFALGAAVVGLDMIFMRYLPEKYHDDGGLNKRIFQNMHPAHIAIIAAVISISEEILFRGILQTNLGLLAASIIFAVIHYRYLFNWFLFVNIIFISLLIGFLYMWTGSLLATIIMHFTIDFFLGLLIRYKVFD encoded by the coding sequence ATGAATAAACAAAAATATTCCCAGCTGTTAAATACTTTGTCTGATAAAGAGCTTATAAAGCACTTATATATAACACAATTTATATTATTAATTATTTCTGCAGGCTTAGGTATATTCGTATTCCAGATAGAAGATCTATTTACTTCTTTAAGCCTCTTTAATTGGAACCATATTTTAATCGGCTTTGCCTTAGGTGCGGCGGTTGTTGGCCTCGATATGATATTTATGAGATATCTACCTGAAAAGTATCATGATGACGGCGGACTAAACAAACGAATATTTCAAAATATGCATCCAGCTCATATCGCCATAATCGCTGCCGTGATTAGTATCAGTGAAGAAATATTGTTTCGCGGTATCCTTCAAACAAATTTAGGATTATTGGCAGCAAGCATTATCTTTGCAGTCATCCACTACCGATATTTATTTAATTGGTTTTTATTTGTAAACATCATCTTTATAAGTCTTTTAATTGGGTTTTTATATATGTGGACAGGAAGTTTACTGGCGACCATTATCATGCATTTTACAATCGACTTTTTCCTTGGTTTGCTGATTAGATATAAGGTTTTTGACTAA
- a CDS encoding manganese catalase family protein, with amino-acid sequence MWLYEKKLQYPVKVSTCNPMLAKFLIEQYGGADGELAAALRYLNQRYTIPDKVIGLLTDIGTEEFAHLEMIATMIYKLTKDATPDQLKAAGLDAHYVTHEKALFYHDAAGNPWTATYIQAKGDPIADLYEDIAAEEKARATYQWIINMSDDPDLNDSLRFLREREIIHSQRFREAVEIIKEDRDRKKVF; translated from the coding sequence ATGTGGCTTTATGAAAAGAAATTGCAGTATCCTGTTAAGGTCAGCACCTGTAATCCCATGCTGGCTAAATTTCTGATAGAGCAATACGGCGGCGCAGACGGGGAACTGGCTGCAGCACTGCGCTATTTAAATCAGCGTTATACGATACCTGATAAAGTGATTGGCCTTTTAACAGATATCGGCACAGAGGAATTTGCTCATTTAGAAATGATTGCAACAATGATCTATAAATTAACTAAAGATGCAACTCCAGACCAACTAAAAGCTGCCGGCCTCGATGCGCATTATGTCACACATGAAAAAGCGTTATTTTATCATGATGCTGCAGGTAATCCGTGGACTGCTACATATATCCAGGCTAAAGGTGACCCGATTGCGGATTTATATGAGGATATTGCTGCTGAGGAAAAGGCGCGGGCGACCTATCAATGGATTATTAACATGAGTGATGATCCTGACTTAAATGATAGCCTGCGGTTTTTGCGGGAAAGAGAAATTATTCATTCCCAGCGGTTTAGAGAAGCGGTTGAAATTATTAAAGAAGACAGAGATCGAAAGAAAGTATTTTAG